In one window of Streptomyces griseus subsp. griseus DNA:
- the ureG gene encoding urease accessory protein UreG, producing the protein MDDNVLRIGIGGPVGSGKTALIEALVPLMIAEGRRPCVITNDIYTQEDAQHVRRTLAGVLEPERIVGVETGACPHTAVRDDPTMNLAAGAELLERFPDTDTLFYESGGDNLTLTFSPALADVFVFVLDTAEGEKMPRKRGPGITDSDLLVINKTDIAQYVRTDLGVMESDAHRVREGRPVLLTDCLTGKGVADVAGFLESRRKVLI; encoded by the coding sequence ATGGACGACAACGTACTGCGCATCGGTATCGGCGGACCCGTCGGATCCGGCAAGACCGCGCTCATCGAGGCGCTGGTGCCGCTGATGATCGCGGAGGGCCGCCGCCCCTGCGTCATCACGAACGACATCTACACCCAGGAGGACGCCCAGCACGTGCGGCGCACCCTGGCCGGGGTCCTGGAACCGGAGCGGATCGTGGGCGTCGAGACCGGTGCGTGCCCGCACACCGCCGTCCGCGACGACCCGACGATGAACCTCGCGGCCGGCGCCGAACTGCTGGAGCGTTTCCCCGACACCGACACGCTCTTCTACGAGTCCGGCGGCGACAACCTCACCCTGACGTTCAGCCCGGCCCTCGCCGACGTCTTCGTCTTCGTGCTGGACACCGCGGAGGGCGAGAAGATGCCGCGCAAGCGGGGCCCGGGCATCACCGACTCGGATCTGCTCGTCATCAACAAGACGGACATCGCGCAGTACGTCCGTACCGACCTCGGTGTCATGGAGTCCGACGCCCACCGGGTCCGGGAGGGCCGCCCGGTGCTCCTGACCGACTGTCTGACGGGCAAGGGCGTGGCCGATGTGGCGGGCTTCCTCGAATCCCGCCGCAAGGTGCTGATCTGA
- a CDS encoding urease accessory protein UreD, with amino-acid sequence MTALPTANGPDRLDERYYGIDRLPPEVAALSSAPDTLAPGSPAKVGILDLGFAVRGGRTELVRRYQKSPLQIIRPLWTDPAMPAMTYVCLMATGGGVAQADRYRMDFRCGPGTQVHLTTQAATKVFRMEHDYAAQRVHLTADEGSYVEYLPDPLIPFAGSRFYQRTEVTVAPGATVVLGDTVTAGRLARGERHAYRVLAADLRISRPDGTLLAVDTQRLRPDTDRAGVLGPAVFAGHDHVSSLYAVTDRAPATEVADALHEAVAGHGVTYGVSVLPRECGAWLRLLDDSSVRVVAAQTAAWSAVHRLLTGCPAPPVRKP; translated from the coding sequence ATGACGGCCCTGCCGACGGCGAACGGGCCGGACCGGCTCGACGAGCGGTACTACGGCATCGACCGGCTGCCTCCCGAGGTGGCGGCCCTGAGTTCCGCGCCGGACACGCTCGCCCCCGGCTCCCCGGCCAAGGTCGGCATCCTCGACCTCGGCTTCGCGGTCCGGGGCGGGCGCACCGAACTGGTCCGGCGGTACCAGAAGTCGCCACTCCAGATCATCCGCCCGCTCTGGACCGACCCCGCCATGCCCGCCATGACCTACGTCTGCCTGATGGCCACCGGGGGCGGGGTGGCGCAGGCCGACCGCTACCGGATGGACTTCCGGTGCGGCCCCGGCACCCAGGTGCACCTGACGACCCAGGCCGCGACCAAGGTCTTCCGGATGGAACACGACTACGCCGCCCAGCGGGTCCACCTGACGGCCGACGAGGGCTCCTACGTGGAGTACCTGCCGGACCCCCTGATCCCGTTCGCGGGATCGCGCTTCTACCAGCGCACCGAGGTCACCGTGGCGCCCGGCGCCACCGTCGTGCTGGGCGACACCGTGACCGCGGGGCGGCTCGCGCGGGGCGAGCGGCACGCCTACCGGGTGCTCGCCGCCGATCTCCGCATCAGCCGGCCCGACGGCACGCTCCTGGCCGTGGACACCCAGCGGCTACGCCCGGACACGGACCGGGCCGGGGTCCTCGGCCCGGCCGTGTTCGCCGGGCACGACCACGTCAGCTCGCTCTACGCCGTCACCGACCGGGCCCCGGCCACCGAGGTCGCCGATGCCCTGCACGAGGCGGTGGCCGGCCACGGAGTCACGTACGGCGTGAGTGTGCTGCCCCGGGAGTGCGGCGCCTGGCTGCGGCTCCTGGACGACAGTTCCGTCCGGGTCGTCGCCGCGCAGACGGCGGCCTGGTCCGCCGTGCACCGGCTCCTCACCGGCTGCCCGGCCCCGCCGGTGCGCAAGCCGTAG
- a CDS encoding ammonium transporter produces the protein MITAPAPMPPAYDSGDTAWLLAATAMVLLMTPALAFFYGGMVRTKHVLMMIKMSFAALAFGTLVWWAVGYTLAFGPDVGGAGLIGNLDHAFMNGIGLTTLTGSIPTYVYATFQMGFAIITVALISGSIADRATMKGWLVFVFLWLLIVYVPLAHWVFDEDGWIVKHLGALDFAGGLPVELNSGVAGLAVALVLRAPRDFARREDRPNNIPLVVIGAGLLWFGWFGFNSGSALTDQGTAAAAFLNTQLGAAGAMVTWPLVEKWRTGSISTMGVVSSAVAGMVAITPACGEINTLGAVVTGLVVGAVSAFAVTLKYRFGIDDTLDVVGVHGVGGLIGLIMVGLFATARISGQKGLLEGGGWALLGKQLVAIVAVMAFSFVLTWLIAKAVDLTVGFRASEQYDKVPGREAERAYDFLTTERLHDLVSGKAGAAASDKEIVQQITRLLRDREASR, from the coding sequence ATGATCACCGCACCCGCACCGATGCCACCCGCGTACGACTCCGGCGACACGGCCTGGCTGCTCGCCGCCACGGCCATGGTGCTGCTGATGACGCCGGCACTGGCGTTCTTCTACGGCGGCATGGTGCGCACCAAGCACGTCCTGATGATGATCAAGATGAGCTTCGCCGCGCTGGCCTTCGGGACGCTGGTGTGGTGGGCCGTCGGCTACACCCTGGCCTTCGGACCCGATGTCGGGGGAGCGGGGCTCATCGGCAACCTCGACCACGCCTTCATGAACGGCATCGGGCTCACCACGCTGACCGGCTCCATCCCCACCTACGTCTACGCCACGTTCCAGATGGGGTTCGCGATCATCACCGTGGCCCTGATCAGCGGTTCGATCGCCGACCGCGCCACGATGAAGGGCTGGCTGGTCTTCGTCTTCCTGTGGCTGCTGATCGTCTATGTGCCGCTCGCCCACTGGGTGTTCGACGAGGACGGCTGGATCGTCAAGCATCTGGGCGCGCTGGACTTCGCCGGCGGGCTGCCGGTGGAACTCAACTCCGGGGTCGCCGGTCTGGCCGTGGCCCTGGTGCTGCGGGCGCCCCGCGACTTCGCGCGCCGCGAGGACCGGCCCAACAACATCCCGCTGGTCGTCATCGGTGCGGGGCTCCTCTGGTTCGGCTGGTTCGGGTTCAACTCGGGCTCCGCACTGACCGACCAGGGGACCGCCGCAGCTGCCTTCCTCAACACGCAGCTGGGCGCCGCGGGCGCCATGGTGACCTGGCCGCTGGTCGAGAAGTGGCGCACCGGGAGCATCAGCACGATGGGCGTCGTCTCGTCCGCCGTAGCGGGCATGGTGGCCATCACGCCTGCCTGCGGTGAGATCAACACCCTGGGCGCGGTCGTCACCGGCCTGGTCGTGGGCGCGGTGAGCGCCTTCGCGGTCACCCTCAAGTACCGCTTCGGCATCGACGACACCCTCGATGTGGTCGGTGTGCACGGTGTGGGCGGCTTGATCGGGCTGATCATGGTCGGCCTGTTCGCGACCGCGCGGATCAGCGGCCAGAAGGGGCTTCTCGAGGGCGGTGGCTGGGCTCTGCTCGGCAAACAGCTCGTGGCGATCGTCGCCGTGATGGCGTTCTCGTTCGTCCTGACGTGGCTCATCGCCAAGGCCGTCGACCTGACCGTCGGATTCCGGGCCTCCGAACAGTACGACAAGGTGCCCGGCCGGGAGGCGGAGCGCGCCTACGACTTCCTGACCACCGAACGGCTCCACGACCTCGTTTCCGGCAAGGCCGGAGCCGCCGCGAGCGACAAGGAGATCGTCCAGCAGATCACCAGGCTGCTGCGGGACCGGGAGGCATCGCGCTGA
- a CDS encoding nucleotide triphosphate diphosphatase NUDT15 produces MPTETPDSLTGPARNTRPPTAQAALGVGVIVEDGRGRVLLGRHHSGTWELPGGKVDPTHESVAAAAARELREETGLTVDEGAVDVFAMLHDVIGGINRISMGALVRLNSGLPEVTEPHLISAWRWTAPEELPAPLFDPSAQILAAWRPDLGLTHPPAHLLRITGAEEPSGR; encoded by the coding sequence ATGCCCACCGAGACCCCCGATTCCCTCACCGGCCCCGCCCGCAACACGCGTCCGCCCACGGCACAGGCGGCCCTCGGGGTCGGCGTGATCGTCGAGGACGGCCGGGGACGCGTGCTGCTGGGGCGCCACCACAGCGGTACCTGGGAGCTGCCCGGCGGCAAGGTCGACCCGACGCACGAGTCGGTCGCGGCGGCCGCCGCGCGTGAGCTGCGCGAGGAGACCGGTCTCACCGTGGACGAGGGCGCGGTGGACGTCTTCGCGATGCTCCACGACGTGATCGGCGGGATCAACCGGATCAGCATGGGCGCTCTCGTACGCCTGAACTCCGGGCTGCCCGAGGTCACCGAGCCACACCTGATCAGCGCCTGGCGGTGGACCGCCCCCGAGGAGCTGCCCGCACCGCTGTTCGACCCGTCGGCTCAGATCCTGGCGGCTTGGCGCCCGGACCTCGGCCTCACCCACCCGCCCGCGCACCTGCTGCGGATCACCGGCGCCGAGGAGCCCTCGGGGCGGTGA